The Pelagibacterium halotolerans B2 genome has a segment encoding these proteins:
- a CDS encoding cell wall hydrolase has protein sequence MAGDLARGKHAILKWVTGAILGLVSLYPAYAEDAVLTADLLSDYVSQGYATTAERKQIAASEIECLAQAIYHESRGEPDQGQWAVASVILNRVDSRTYPDTVCGVVFQNAHMVNRCQFSFACDGRPDDGGHGNIIDRESWVQSNIMALIAYRKSLEGQRPEDGLTTAMHFHTTTVSPSWASAYTQVAAIGNHIFY, from the coding sequence ATGGCTGGCGATTTGGCGCGGGGCAAGCACGCCATCTTGAAGTGGGTGACGGGGGCCATACTCGGTCTCGTGAGCCTCTATCCGGCATATGCCGAAGACGCGGTTCTGACCGCCGATCTGCTCAGCGATTACGTTTCCCAAGGGTATGCAACGACCGCCGAACGCAAGCAGATCGCAGCCTCGGAAATCGAATGCCTTGCCCAGGCGATCTATCATGAATCGCGCGGCGAACCCGATCAGGGGCAATGGGCGGTGGCCTCGGTGATCCTCAACCGGGTCGACAGCCGCACCTATCCCGACACAGTATGCGGGGTGGTGTTCCAGAACGCGCATATGGTCAATCGCTGCCAGTTTTCCTTTGCCTGCGACGGACGCCCCGACGATGGCGGGCACGGCAACATCATCGACCGGGAAAGCTGGGTTCAGTCCAACATCATGGCGCTGATCGCCTATCGCAAATCGCTCGAGGGCCAGCGCCCCGAGGACGGGCTGACCACCGCGATGCATTTCCACACCACGACGGTTTCGCCCTCCTGGGCCTCGGCCTATACCCAGGTCGCCGCGATCGGGAACCATATCTTTTACTGA
- a CDS encoding HPr kinase/phosphorylase, whose protein sequence is MSAEKHNAHGTGILIGHHGILLTGVSGAGKSLLALDIIEQARLRGETALLISDDRVLLSRDEDGLIMEAPDTIEGMIELRGRGIITLPFAKRAHVHLVVDLVEEEERLLEESALTTKIDGIWVPRCPVPRRGRIDGLHQRFLVHAALRALGANLG, encoded by the coding sequence TTGAGCGCAGAAAAGCACAATGCCCACGGCACCGGCATCCTGATCGGCCATCACGGCATCCTTCTCACCGGTGTTTCAGGGGCGGGAAAATCGCTTCTGGCGCTCGATATTATCGAACAGGCACGGCTGCGGGGGGAGACGGCGCTGCTGATTTCCGATGACCGCGTGCTGCTCTCGCGCGATGAGGACGGGCTGATCATGGAAGCGCCCGACACCATCGAGGGCATGATCGAATTGCGCGGGCGGGGCATCATTACCCTGCCTTTTGCCAAGCGGGCACATGTTCATCTCGTTGTCGACCTTGTGGAAGAAGAAGAGCGGCTGCTCGAGGAATCGGCGCTGACCACAAAAATCGACGGCATCTGGGTGCCGCGCTGCCCGGTGCCGCGGCGCGGGCGGATCGACGGACTGCACCAGAGATTTCTGGTTCATGCTGCGTTAAGGGCGCTTGGCGCCAATCTGGGGTAG
- a CDS encoding mechanosensitive ion channel domain-containing protein, with product MPVFILSRLFQFFAIIVVCAGLAAPALAQSEGGDGASENPQQALSQLIEVLRDEGARDALIAELEAGLEGSAQETEADTPGDASDELRSIGGQISDVTRSAVESTMASLSQLWRQLAATPEVFSALSLSELNALWAILANVAVLVVLTYGGLVLMRRLVRIPRERLRALFNSGGWIAKPVALVLEFVLDVLAAVIPYAVGYGIAAALLGEAGVIRLEHALYLNAFLMVEIVVAIIRTVVSPNLPEQRLVHLSDGEARSVMGWSRFIVSLFVFGQMMVLPLLTASVSFAAGRAISVVLLLLTLVAMAVAVLVARRPVKHKLMGMIESKEARRGLALPIRNWHIFALLYLAVLAVIALTRTSVQFQAYVWDNVQVVIAIMIGVVILNLIKRSARNGFNLPEGLRKRSPELQRQLHRIVPAVLKVVRFIVIGAIVIFCLHKLGFFNFVDFIEGEFGARVAGSAVTILVILGVAILAWVGLNTWMDSQVNPELAPGATARKRTLFALMRNALTIALIVITLMFVLSEIGINIAPLLASAGVLGLAIGFGAQKLVQDIITGIFIQLEGAIDVGDVVAVGGISGVVERLTIRSVSLRDVEGSYHIIPFSSVDTVTNFMRGFSFAVIDMGVGYRENVEDARQAMLDAFEELRADPEYKNAIIDDFEWMGVNAFGASEVVLRARIKTLPGKQWGVKRAYNGIVKRIFDARDIEIPFPHQTLYFGVGKDGKAPPMHMVREDEPSDGATDEAAAGGAPAKTLEAKPRRRRRKGDVAGKDMPDVDEGPEDET from the coding sequence ATGCCGGTTTTCATCCTTTCCCGCCTGTTTCAGTTTTTTGCCATCATCGTTGTTTGCGCCGGGCTGGCCGCGCCGGCCCTTGCGCAATCGGAAGGCGGCGATGGCGCCAGCGAAAACCCGCAACAGGCGCTGAGCCAGCTTATCGAAGTGCTGCGCGACGAAGGCGCGCGCGATGCGCTGATCGCCGAGCTCGAAGCGGGGCTCGAGGGCAGCGCCCAGGAAACAGAGGCCGACACACCCGGCGATGCCAGCGATGAGTTGCGCTCGATCGGTGGGCAGATTTCCGATGTGACGCGCTCGGCGGTGGAAAGCACAATGGCCTCGCTGAGCCAGCTCTGGCGGCAACTGGCCGCCACGCCGGAGGTGTTTTCGGCGCTTTCGCTTTCCGAGCTCAATGCGCTGTGGGCCATTCTGGCCAATGTGGCCGTTCTGGTGGTTCTGACCTATGGCGGGCTGGTTTTGATGCGCCGGCTGGTGCGCATTCCGCGCGAGCGGCTGCGGGCCCTGTTCAATTCGGGCGGCTGGATCGCCAAGCCGGTGGCGCTGGTTCTCGAATTCGTGCTCGACGTGCTGGCGGCGGTCATCCCCTACGCGGTCGGCTATGGCATCGCGGCGGCGCTTCTGGGGGAAGCGGGGGTCATCCGGCTCGAGCACGCGCTTTATCTCAACGCGTTCCTGATGGTCGAAATCGTGGTGGCGATCATCCGTACCGTGGTTTCGCCCAACCTGCCCGAGCAGCGGCTGGTGCATCTGTCGGACGGCGAGGCGAGATCGGTTATGGGGTGGTCGCGGTTCATCGTCTCGCTGTTCGTGTTCGGGCAGATGATGGTGCTGCCGCTTCTGACCGCCAGCGTGTCGTTCGCGGCGGGTCGAGCCATTTCGGTGGTGCTGTTGCTGCTGACGCTGGTTGCCATGGCGGTGGCCGTGCTGGTGGCGCGCCGGCCGGTCAAGCACAAGCTGATGGGGATGATCGAGAGCAAGGAGGCGAGGCGCGGATTGGCTCTGCCGATCCGCAACTGGCACATCTTCGCGCTGCTCTATCTGGCGGTGCTCGCGGTGATCGCCCTGACGCGCACCAGCGTGCAGTTCCAGGCCTATGTTTGGGACAATGTGCAGGTTGTAATCGCCATCATGATCGGGGTGGTGATCCTCAATCTGATCAAGCGCAGCGCCCGCAACGGGTTCAACCTGCCCGAGGGCCTGCGCAAGCGCTCACCGGAGCTGCAGCGGCAATTGCACAGGATCGTGCCCGCCGTGCTCAAGGTTGTCCGGTTCATCGTGATCGGCGCCATCGTCATCTTCTGCCTGCACAAGCTGGGGTTCTTCAACTTCGTCGATTTCATCGAAGGCGAGTTCGGGGCGCGGGTGGCCGGATCGGCGGTGACGATCCTTGTCATCCTCGGGGTGGCGATCCTCGCCTGGGTGGGGCTCAACACCTGGATGGACAGCCAGGTCAATCCCGAACTGGCGCCGGGCGCGACGGCCCGCAAGCGCACGCTGTTCGCGCTGATGCGGAACGCGCTGACCATCGCGCTGATCGTTATCACGCTCATGTTCGTGCTTTCGGAAATCGGCATCAATATCGCCCCGCTTCTCGCCTCGGCCGGTGTTTTGGGCCTTGCCATCGGGTTCGGGGCGCAAAAGCTGGTCCAGGACATCATCACCGGCATCTTCATCCAGCTCGAAGGGGCGATCGATGTGGGGGACGTTGTGGCAGTCGGGGGGATTTCCGGAGTGGTGGAAAGGCTGACCATCCGCTCGGTGTCGCTGCGCGACGTCGAAGGATCCTATCACATCATCCCGTTCTCCTCGGTCGATACCGTCACCAATTTCATGCGCGGCTTTTCCTTTGCGGTCATCGACATGGGGGTGGGCTATCGCGAGAACGTCGAGGACGCCCGGCAGGCCATGCTCGATGCGTTCGAGGAATTGCGGGCCGACCCCGAATACAAGAACGCGATCATCGACGATTTCGAATGGATGGGGGTCAATGCGTTCGGGGCGAGCGAGGTCGTGCTGCGCGCCCGCATCAAGACGCTTCCCGGCAAGCAATGGGGGGTCAAGCGCGCCTATAACGGCATCGTCAAACGCATTTTCGACGCGCGCGACATCGAAATCCCCTTCCCGCACCAGACGCTGTATTTCGGGGTGGGCAAGGATGGCAAGGCGCCGCCCATGCATATGGTGCGCGAGGACGAGCCATCGGACGGTGCCACAGACGAGGCGGCGGCCGGGGGCGCACCGGCCAAGACGCTGGAGGCCAAACCCCGGCGCCGGCGGCGCAAGGGAGACGTGGCTGGCAAGGACATGCCCGATGTCGATGAAGGCCCAGAGGACGAAACCTAG
- a CDS encoding PTS sugar transporter subunit IIA gives MMGLVLVTHGRLAEEFSSALEHVVGPQEGIASVSIGPEDDMEGRRQDIIAAVESVDSGDGVVILTDMFGGTPSNLAISVMQDRDIEVLAGLNLPMLVKLARIRPEMAMRDAVRLAAEAGRKYINVANDVLGK, from the coding sequence ATGATGGGCTTGGTCCTCGTGACCCATGGCAGGCTTGCCGAAGAGTTCAGTTCGGCGCTCGAACACGTTGTGGGCCCGCAGGAGGGGATCGCCTCGGTTTCCATCGGTCCCGAAGACGACATGGAGGGCCGCCGCCAGGACATCATTGCCGCCGTGGAATCGGTGGACAGCGGTGACGGCGTGGTGATCCTGACCGACATGTTCGGGGGCACACCGTCCAATCTTGCCATTTCGGTGATGCAGGACCGCGATATCGAGGTTCTGGCGGGGCTCAACCTGCCCATGCTGGTCAAGCTGGCGCGCATCCGGCCCGAAATGGCGATGCGCGACGCGGTGCGCCTTGCAGCAGAGGCCGGGCGTAAATACATTAACGTCGCAAACGACGTATTGGGCAAATGA
- a CDS encoding response regulator transcription factor, with amino-acid sequence MPKIALVDDDRNILTSVSMTLEAEGYQVATYTDGASGLDGLTSERPDLAILDIKMPRMDGMELLRRLRQKSDVPVIFLTSKDEEIDELFGLKMGADDFITKPFSQRLLVERVKAVLRRAAAPKEAGATVVNGEEGAPKTSLERGSLVMDQERHTCTWKGQRVTLTVTEFLILLALAQRPGVVKSRNALMDAAYDDQVYVDDRTIDSHIKRLRKKFKSTDDSFDMIETLYGVGYRFKEQ; translated from the coding sequence ATGCCCAAGATCGCTCTTGTCGATGACGACCGCAATATTTTGACCTCGGTCTCGATGACGCTGGAGGCCGAAGGTTATCAGGTCGCCACCTATACGGACGGCGCATCAGGACTTGACGGGCTGACTTCGGAGCGGCCGGACCTCGCCATCCTCGACATCAAGATGCCGCGCATGGATGGCATGGAACTGCTGCGCCGGTTGCGGCAGAAATCGGACGTTCCGGTGATCTTTCTCACCTCAAAGGATGAAGAGATCGACGAATTGTTCGGGCTCAAGATGGGCGCCGACGATTTCATCACCAAGCCGTTCTCCCAGCGCCTGCTGGTCGAGCGCGTCAAGGCTGTGCTGCGCCGCGCCGCCGCCCCCAAGGAGGCCGGAGCCACCGTGGTCAACGGCGAGGAGGGTGCCCCAAAGACATCGCTCGAACGCGGCTCGCTGGTCATGGACCAGGAGCGCCACACCTGCACCTGGAAGGGGCAGCGGGTGACGCTGACGGTCACCGAATTTCTGATCCTTCTGGCGCTGGCCCAACGTCCGGGCGTGGTCAAGAGCCGCAACGCGCTGATGGATGCGGCTTATGACGACCAGGTCTATGTCGACGACCGGACCATCGACAGCCACATCAAGCGGCTGCGCAAGAAGTTCAAGAGCACCGATGACAGTTTTGACATGATCGAAACGCTCTATGGGGTGGGCTACCGCTTCAAGGAGCAATAA
- a CDS encoding cation diffusion facilitator family transporter, producing MTQVLKLAIGSIVVALGVLGLKLWAAQITGSVALLSDALESIVNLATAVAALIAVRLAARPADSKMPFGYYKAEYFSAVLEGVFIVVAALLIFYQAWQGFLAPTPLDAPFEGIAISMVATAINWGWSVVLVRQGRRLQSPALEADGHHLWTDVFSSLGVAVGLVLVVVTGQPMLDAALAVLVGLNILWSGSRLLASSVGGLMDVSAAPERLDAIRQTIAENAEGAIEAHDVRAREAGKAVFIDFHLVVPAAMSVVDAHDICDRIEAALRANDEGAIITIHVEPEHKAKHSGIVVL from the coding sequence ATGACCCAGGTCCTCAAACTCGCCATCGGCAGTATCGTCGTCGCTCTGGGCGTTCTGGGGCTGAAATTGTGGGCGGCGCAGATCACCGGGTCGGTCGCGCTGCTTTCGGACGCGCTGGAATCGATCGTCAATCTGGCGACGGCGGTGGCGGCGCTGATCGCCGTGCGGCTGGCGGCGCGGCCAGCCGACAGCAAAATGCCGTTCGGCTATTACAAGGCCGAATATTTTTCCGCGGTCCTCGAAGGCGTGTTCATCGTGGTCGCGGCGCTGTTGATCTTCTATCAGGCCTGGCAGGGGTTCCTGGCGCCCACCCCGCTCGACGCGCCGTTCGAGGGCATCGCCATTTCCATGGTGGCCACGGCGATCAACTGGGGCTGGAGCGTGGTGCTGGTGCGCCAGGGCCGCAGATTGCAGTCTCCGGCGCTCGAAGCGGACGGGCATCATCTGTGGACGGACGTGTTTTCCTCGCTGGGGGTGGCCGTGGGGCTGGTGCTGGTGGTTGTGACCGGCCAGCCCATGCTGGACGCGGCGCTGGCCGTGCTGGTGGGGCTCAACATCCTGTGGTCGGGGTCGAGGCTGCTGGCGAGCAGCGTGGGCGGGCTGATGGACGTTTCGGCGGCGCCCGAGCGGCTGGACGCCATCCGCCAGACGATTGCGGAAAACGCCGAGGGCGCCATCGAGGCCCATGACGTGCGGGCCCGCGAGGCGGGCAAGGCGGTGTTCATCGATTTTCATCTCGTGGTGCCGGCCGCCATGAGCGTTGTCGATGCCCACGACATCTGCGACAGGATCGAGGCCGCGCTCAGGGCCAATGACGAAGGCGCCATCATCACCATCCATGTGGAGCCAGAGCACAAGGCCAAGCATTCGGGAATAGTCGTGTTGTGA
- a CDS encoding HAD family hydrolase: MSPLAHPFDAVIFDMDGTLLDTEAVFKAIVYEVCTEMGFEMTDLVHGRMVGSSHEATAALLAESFGAHFPYEMFDEKCRSIMKSRLSDVPVKAGARELVMALRELDIPLAVATSSRSNHAMSHLEAAGVIGFFDTIVTRDDVINPKPHPEPYLTAARRLNVEPVHCVAFEDSVSGVRAAHAAGMRTVMVPDLVTPSDEIAALCVAVLESMVHAHDHLVSAPRSANRLQQHLQVKSKG; encoded by the coding sequence ATGTCTCCTCTCGCCCACCCCTTCGACGCCGTCATTTTCGATATGGACGGAACGCTGCTCGACACCGAAGCGGTGTTCAAGGCCATTGTCTATGAGGTGTGCACCGAGATGGGATTTGAAATGACCGATCTTGTGCATGGGCGCATGGTGGGGTCCTCGCACGAGGCGACGGCGGCGCTGCTGGCCGAAAGCTTCGGCGCCCATTTCCCCTATGAAATGTTCGACGAAAAGTGCCGCTCGATCATGAAGTCGCGCCTGTCGGACGTTCCGGTCAAGGCGGGGGCGCGCGAGCTGGTCATGGCGCTGCGGGAACTCGACATACCGCTGGCGGTGGCGACCTCCTCGCGGTCCAACCATGCCATGAGCCATCTCGAGGCGGCGGGGGTTATCGGGTTTTTCGACACCATCGTCACCCGCGACGACGTCATCAACCCCAAACCCCATCCCGAGCCCTATCTGACAGCGGCGCGGCGGCTGAACGTCGAGCCGGTCCATTGCGTGGCATTCGAGGATTCGGTTTCAGGAGTGAGGGCCGCCCATGCGGCGGGAATGCGCACGGTGATGGTGCCCGATCTGGTGACGCCGTCCGACGAGATCGCGGCGCTGTGCGTGGCCGTGCTCGAAAGCATGGTCCATGCCCATGACCATCTGGTCTCCGCACCCCGTTCTGCAAATAGGTTGCAACAGCATTTGCAAGTAAAATCAAAGGGATAG
- a CDS encoding HPr family phosphocarrier protein yields the protein MSTTVTEPGKAVCQRLTICNKRGLHARASARFVRTADHFDAQVSVTRDGVTVGGTSIMGLMMLAAGPGSTILVQATGNQAREAVEALTELVSCGFDEDQDGEPGA from the coding sequence ATGAGCACCACAGTCACCGAACCGGGCAAGGCCGTCTGCCAGCGGCTGACCATCTGCAACAAGCGCGGCCTGCACGCGCGCGCCTCGGCGCGCTTTGTGCGCACGGCGGATCATTTCGACGCGCAGGTCAGCGTCACCCGCGACGGGGTGACCGTGGGGGGCACCTCGATCATGGGGCTGATGATGCTCGCGGCGGGGCCGGGATCGACCATTCTGGTGCAGGCGACGGGCAATCAGGCCCGCGAGGCCGTCGAGGCGCTGACCGAGCTTGTCAGTTGCGGGTTCGACGAAGACCAGGACGGCGAACCGGGCGCCTGA
- a CDS encoding phosphoenolpyruvate carboxykinase → MTATTCQSLAKTVAAKAASVRFNDSAPILVQTAAERREGLLSADGAFVADTGKFTGRSPADKFIVRDDLTDNLVWWDNTNALDPDRFEVLLADFTAQLEGVDLFGQQLLAGADLKHQLNVEVLTPSAWHALFIRNLLIRPARAGLDGFAPHVTILHNPEFKADPARHGTRTDTVIAMDLSRNIVLIGGTAYAGEIKKSVFSLFNFHAPSDGVLPMHCSANTGKGGDTALFFGLSGTGKTTLSTDPERVLIGDDEHGWSDDGIFNLEGGCYAKTINLSARAEPEIYAATKRFGTVLENVVLDEYTREPDFDDGSKTENTRAAYPLYVLDNVSRTGTGPTPTNVVLLTADAFGVLPPIARLSPEQAIYHFLSGYTAKVAGTERGVTEPQATFSACFGAPFMSLHPTVYGRMLKKRIRESLAECWLINTGWTGGAYGVGQRISIKDTRRLLNAALSGELINVPARIDPVFGFSVPLAVEGVDSKLLTPRETWEDKAAYDRQSAKLVGLFEANFEKFAAADAQIAEAGPRLAVAAE, encoded by the coding sequence ATGACCGCCACAACGTGCCAGAGCCTTGCCAAGACCGTAGCCGCCAAAGCCGCTTCGGTGCGGTTCAACGACAGCGCGCCCATCCTTGTCCAGACCGCTGCCGAACGCAGGGAGGGTCTGCTCAGCGCCGATGGCGCCTTCGTTGCCGATACGGGCAAGTTTACCGGCCGTTCGCCCGCCGACAAATTCATCGTGCGCGACGATTTGACCGACAATCTGGTCTGGTGGGACAACACCAACGCGCTCGATCCTGACCGGTTCGAAGTCCTGCTTGCCGATTTCACGGCCCAGCTCGAAGGCGTCGATCTGTTCGGCCAGCAGCTTCTGGCCGGCGCCGATCTCAAACACCAGCTCAATGTCGAAGTGCTGACCCCCTCGGCCTGGCACGCCCTGTTCATCCGCAATCTTTTGATCCGTCCGGCCCGGGCCGGGCTCGATGGCTTCGCCCCGCATGTGACGATCCTGCACAATCCCGAATTCAAGGCCGATCCGGCCCGCCACGGCACGCGCACCGATACGGTCATCGCCATGGATCTCAGCCGCAACATCGTTCTGATCGGCGGCACGGCCTATGCCGGCGAGATCAAGAAGTCGGTGTTCTCGCTGTTCAATTTCCATGCGCCCTCCGATGGCGTTCTGCCCATGCACTGCTCGGCCAACACCGGCAAAGGGGGCGATACCGCGCTGTTTTTCGGGCTCTCGGGCACCGGCAAGACAACGCTTTCGACCGATCCTGAACGCGTTCTGATCGGCGATGACGAGCATGGCTGGTCCGACGATGGCATCTTCAATCTCGAAGGCGGCTGCTACGCCAAGACCATCAATCTCTCGGCCAGGGCCGAGCCCGAAATCTATGCCGCCACCAAGCGTTTCGGCACCGTGCTCGAAAATGTCGTGCTCGACGAATACACCCGCGAGCCCGATTTCGACGACGGCTCGAAAACCGAAAACACCCGCGCCGCCTATCCCCTTTATGTGCTCGACAATGTCTCGCGCACCGGCACCGGCCCAACGCCCACCAATGTGGTGCTCCTGACCGCCGACGCCTTCGGCGTCCTGCCCCCCATTGCGCGGCTGAGCCCCGAACAGGCGATCTATCACTTCCTGTCGGGCTACACCGCCAAGGTGGCGGGCACCGAGCGCGGCGTCACCGAACCCCAGGCCACCTTCTCGGCCTGTTTCGGCGCCCCCTTCATGAGCCTGCACCCCACCGTCTATGGCCGCATGCTCAAAAAGCGCATCCGCGAATCCCTTGCCGAATGCTGGCTCATCAACACCGGCTGGACCGGCGGCGCCTATGGCGTTGGCCAGCGCATTTCGATCAAGGATACCCGCCGCCTGCTCAACGCGGCGCTGTCGGGCGAATTGATCAACGTGCCGGCCCGTATCGATCCGGTCTTCGGCTTTTCCGTGCCGCTCGCCGTCGAGGGCGTGGATTCAAAACTCCTCACCCCGCGTGAGACCTGGGAGGACAAGGCCGCCTATGATCGCCAGTCGGCCAAGCTTGTGGGGCTGTTCGAAGCCAATTTCGAAAAATTCGCCGCCGCCGACGCCCAGATCGCCGAAGCCGGCCCCCGCCTCGCGGTGGCTGCCGAGTAG
- a CDS encoding DUF2937 family protein, with protein MLKRIVCLIGAALGGVTLSQTPEYTQQYTQRLSGAVDELTTIIEQFDADAARFGLTRQEGLERYRASPDDFLEERGLSMQTVFDRHARLSTQLADLRQAPAGTQLFEIARHFDTDVGAAALEDFQPALPLSVVGFAYIAVGLAAGFAVFWVLASVLGAPFRRRRSKVRISRAERM; from the coding sequence ATGCTTAAACGGATCGTCTGCCTGATCGGAGCCGCGCTTGGCGGGGTGACACTGTCGCAAACGCCCGAATATACCCAGCAATACACCCAGCGCCTGTCCGGCGCCGTCGATGAATTGACGACGATCATCGAACAGTTCGATGCCGACGCCGCCCGTTTCGGGCTGACCCGGCAGGAAGGGCTGGAGCGCTATCGGGCCAGCCCCGACGATTTTCTCGAAGAGCGCGGACTTTCCATGCAGACGGTGTTCGACCGCCATGCGCGGCTCTCCACCCAACTGGCCGATCTGCGGCAGGCGCCGGCCGGAACACAGCTTTTCGAGATCGCGCGCCATTTCGATACCGATGTGGGCGCGGCGGCGCTCGAGGATTTCCAGCCTGCCCTGCCGCTGAGCGTTGTGGGCTTTGCCTATATCGCCGTGGGGCTGGCAGCGGGATTTGCCGTGTTCTGGGTGCTGGCGAGCGTGCTCGGAGCGCCGTTCCGCAGGCGGCGGAGCAAGGTCAGGATCAGCCGCGCCGAGCGGATGTAG
- a CDS encoding stimulus-sensing domain-containing protein gives MDAGETISGSAPPSKGEEKARAARERQAARRPLLRPLYAFFRGVGRLINFTFFSSLTRRIVILNLVALAVLVAGIMYLNTFRAGLIDVRVSALRVQGEIISAAVAASATANSDQITVNPDRLLELYMGDFPSSYTLFDPSLEFPISPERVAPLLRNLVTPTRTRARIYDRDGLMILDSNNIYASGEILRSSSTEESAQSQPFFFSVWNWFGRLLRGGDYPVYQDYPAHEGLRYPEVASALNGSPADIVRVDARGQLVVSVAVPVQRQRSVVGALLLSTSPGEIDAIVAQERWSILRLALVAALVTGTLSALMAGTIAGPMRRLSAAAERVQSSMKARAEIPDYTDRSDEIGHLSGSLRAMTNALYNRIEAIERFAADVAHELKNPLTSLRSAVETLPLAKTEKDRQRLADIIQHDVRRLDRLISDISNASRVDAELARENTETVNLGELAAAIVSIQADLAASRDVSVVLEIEDSKHAPLVKGHDTRLAQVFTNLIDNAVSFSPEGGTVTVRISTKGERVIARVEDQGPGLGDTEKVFQRFYTDRPESESFGDHSGLGLSISRQIAQAHQGTLDAGNQSKATGAVFTLTLPRAKT, from the coding sequence TTGGACGCAGGCGAGACCATTTCAGGATCGGCTCCTCCTTCCAAGGGGGAGGAAAAAGCGAGGGCCGCACGGGAACGCCAGGCGGCCCGCCGGCCCTTGCTGCGTCCGCTCTATGCGTTTTTCCGCGGGGTCGGGCGCCTTATCAACTTCACGTTCTTTTCGTCCCTCACCCGGCGGATCGTGATCCTCAACCTCGTGGCGCTGGCCGTGCTGGTGGCGGGGATCATGTATCTCAACACCTTTCGGGCCGGGCTGATCGACGTGCGGGTTTCGGCCCTGCGGGTGCAGGGGGAAATCATTTCGGCGGCGGTCGCGGCTTCGGCGACGGCCAATTCCGACCAGATCACGGTCAATCCCGACCGGTTGCTCGAGCTTTATATGGGGGATTTCCCGTCCTCCTATACGCTGTTCGATCCAAGCCTTGAATTTCCCATAAGCCCCGAGCGGGTGGCGCCGCTGCTGCGCAACCTCGTGACCCCGACGCGCACGCGGGCCCGGATCTACGACCGGGACGGGCTGATGATCCTGGATTCGAACAATATCTATGCCAGCGGAGAAATCCTGCGCTCTTCGAGCACCGAAGAGAGCGCGCAATCCCAGCCGTTCTTTTTTTCCGTCTGGAACTGGTTCGGGCGGCTTTTGCGGGGCGGGGATTACCCGGTCTATCAGGACTATCCGGCCCATGAGGGGTTGCGCTACCCCGAAGTGGCCTCGGCGCTCAACGGCTCGCCCGCCGATATCGTGCGGGTCGATGCGCGCGGGCAATTGGTGGTGTCGGTCGCGGTGCCGGTGCAGCGCCAGCGCTCGGTGGTCGGCGCGCTGCTTTTGTCGACAAGTCCGGGTGAAATCGACGCCATCGTTGCCCAGGAGCGCTGGTCGATCCTGCGGCTGGCACTGGTGGCGGCGCTGGTGACGGGCACGCTTTCTGCGCTGATGGCGGGAACCATCGCCGGGCCGATGCGGCGGCTCTCGGCGGCAGCGGAACGGGTGCAAAGCTCGATGAAGGCGCGGGCGGAAATTCCCGATTATACAGACCGGTCGGACGAAATCGGGCACCTTTCAGGCTCGCTGCGCGCCATGACCAACGCGCTTTACAACCGCATCGAGGCCATCGAGCGGTTTGCGGCGGATGTGGCCCATGAGCTCAAAAACCCGCTGACCTCGCTGCGCAGCGCCGTGGAAACCCTGCCGCTGGCCAAGACCGAAAAGGACCGCCAACGTCTCGCCGATATCATCCAGCACGACGTGCGCCGTCTCGACCGGCTGATTTCCGACATTTCCAATGCCAGCCGCGTCGACGCCGAGCTGGCGCGGGAAAACACCGAAACGGTCAATCTGGGCGAGCTGGCCGCGGCGATCGTTTCGATCCAGGCCGATCTCGCCGCCAGCCGCGACGTGTCGGTTGTGCTCGAAATCGAGGACAGCAAACATGCGCCATTGGTCAAGGGGCACGATACGCGGCTGGCACAGGTCTTTACCAACCTTATCGACAATGCCGTGTCATTCTCGCCCGAGGGGGGCACCGTCACGGTGAGGATTTCGACCAAGGGCGAGCGCGTGATCGCCCGGGTTGAGGACCAGGGGCCGGGACTGGGCGACACCGAAAAAGTATTCCAGCGCTTTTACACCGACAGGCCCGAAAGCGAGAGCTTCGGCGACCATTCGGGGCTGGGGCTGTCGATTTCACGCCAGATCGCCCAGGCCCATCAGGGTACGCTTGACGCGGGCAACCAAAGCAAGGCAACTGGAGCGGTGTTTACCCTCACCCTACCCAGAGCGAAGACTTGA